One Cynocephalus volans isolate mCynVol1 chromosome 5, mCynVol1.pri, whole genome shotgun sequence DNA window includes the following coding sequences:
- the RAB44 gene encoding ras-related protein Rab-44 — MESEQRMSRKARKLGSSRRWLTREPADGQDAQDALVAPEPESWSSQVAAELQGFFQDCGAKERGFVTREDMAVAKFSFLGSKEEPEMIFDWVDVERKGHLTLEEFSSGLKNIFGSSPSTHRLRRRRPLPSKRVSATTRFPVLEEADAEEKAEFLVFMEQLGTSHSLPEQTEIWQLWGKLRQEEPQLAGNLEAFLAKMTSRLQEARADKEALELTLRKHDSDHHREVQQLYEEMEQQIRQEKQQLQAKSDSQGLALSSQMQEVLEAKERKVQQLAEGQRELEAQLHHLSSTYQEASLENQQLQEAKRDLSGRLEEVQGQLQVTRGHLDTVRGRVSWQMEEEPSVPRTGEKAPEPQAVSSEEAPLPGLFGDNDDWDQLLSSFSSPPHRALQLSWSPPPTPSATSGPQTPRVVRQISISEPHALLFGQEPSSDPDGAARSSPRVPSGDKDRQGVDPDGQDISPEQPVEPQGLDPDDKLGLRYEAHFLWGTPGTPAGVSGSLVAEALKVLVPLEDGSPLHVNSSPPQAPAGLSKQFQASDTDDKGPGLGPSPAKPPRQTEALHQDPHDAGSEPEPGSWGARALTSGPAEPSQGLEPVSQAPTEELEQGKPGSAVQEGHAGGLRQAPGQVLGPDGLPALPHQSVEEEPRAAEGKQVGQGGQDLGSEQSVEVHGLEIGHSELPQQDTPLVPLPSDTPQAQAEAEAPASGKLSPPRGSPPGVAQPGAGAGPLELKQSLSTMTEMEAQPRPPPTTAHAEGEPGPPQSREPRAQNRPQDPGMDSGEAKPTPSPGESMAGKPLRDPDYLFHVIFLGDSNVGKTSFLHLLHQDSFASGLAATVGVDFRIKNLLVDNKYFALQLWDTAGQERYHSMTRPLLRKADGVVLMYDVTSQESFVHVRYWLDCLQDAGSDKVVILLLGNKTDCEEDRQVPTEAGQQLAQELGVSFGECSAALGHNILEPMVSLARSLKMQEDHLKGSLVEVAPERPPKRTGCCS; from the exons ATGGAGAGTGAACAGAGAATGTCCAGGAAAGCACGGAAGCTGGGCTCCAGCCGCCGCTGGCTGACCAGAGAGCCAGCTGATGGCCAGGATGCCCAGGATGCCCTTGTGGCCCCAGAGCCCGAGTCCTGGTCTTCTCAGGTAGCAGCAGAACTGCAGGGATTCTTCCAGGACTGTGGTGCCAAGGAGAGGGGCTTTGTCACCCGTGAGGACATGGCG GTAGCCAAGTTCAGCTTCCTGGGCAGCAAGGAGGAGCCAGAGATGATCTTCGACTGGGTGGATGTGGAGCGGAAGGGACACCTCACCCTTGAAGAATTCAGCTCTGGACTTA AAAACATTTTTGGCTCCAGTCCAAGCACCCATAGGCTCCGCAGAAGGAGGCCACTGCCCTCTAAGCGGGTATCTGCAACCACCCGCTTCCCAGTGCTGGAAGAGGCTGATGCTGAGGAGAAGGCAGAGTTCCTTGTCTTCATGGAGCAGCTGGGGACCAGCCACTCACTTCCTGA GCAGACGGAGATCTGGCAGCTGTGGGGGAAGCTGCGGCAGGAGGAGCCCCAGCTGGCAGGCAACCTGGAGGCCTTTCTGGCCAAGATGACCAGCCGCCTGCAGGAGGCACGGGCTGACAAGGAGGCTCTGGAGCTGACCCTGAGGAa GCATGACTCTGACCACCATCGTGAGGTCCAGCAGCTCTATGAGGAGATGGAGCAGCAGATCCGCcaggagaagcagcagctgcaGGCCAAG AGCGACTCTCAGGGCCTGGCCCTCAGCTCCCAGATGCAGGAGGTCCTGGAGGCCAAGGAGCGCAAGGTGCAGCAGCTGGCTGAGGGCCAGAGGGAG CTGGAGGCTCAGCTCCACCATCTCAGCAGCACATATCAGGAGGCCAGCTTGGAGAACCAGCAGCTTCAGGAGGCCAAGCGTGACCTGTCTGGGCGGCTGGAGGAGGTGCAGGGACAACTGCAGGTGACCAGGGGGCACCTGGACACCGTCAGGGGCCGAGTGTCCTGGCAGATGGAGGAGGAACCGAG TGTCCCCAGAACAGGAGAGAAGGCCCCAGAGCCTCAGGCTGTCTCCTCTGAGGAGGCCCCCCTGCCTGGGCTGTTTGGGGACAATGATGACTGGGATCAACTCCTGAGCAGCTTCAGCAGCCCTCCTCACAGAGCCCTGCAGCTCTCCTGGAGTCCACCCCCAACCCCGAGTGCTACCTCGGGCCCGCAGACGCCCCGTGTGGTCAGGCAGATCTCTATCTCAGAGCCACATGCTTTGCTGTTTGGTCAGGAGCCATCTTCAGATCCAGATGGAGCTGCAAGGAGCTCCCCTCGGGTGCCTTCTGGGGACAAGGACAGGCAAGGAGTGGACCCAGATGGGCAGGACATCAGTCCAGAGCAGCCTGTTGAGCCTCAAGGCCTAGACCCTGATGATAAGTTAGGGCTCAGATATGAGGCCCACTTCCTCTGGGGTACCCCAGGAACCCCAGCTGGGGTGTCAGGAAGCCTGGTGGCAGAAGCACTCAAAGTGCTTGTTCCTTTGGAGGATGGGTCCCCGCTCCATGTGAACTCTTCTCCTCCCCAGGCCCCAGCTGGGCTCAGCAAACAGTTCCAGGCCTCAGACACAGATGACAAGGGGCCCGGGCTTGGGCCTTCCCCAGCCAAGCCACCCAGGCAGACAGAGGCCCTCCATCAGGACCCACATGATGCTGGCTCTGAGCCAGAACCAGGGTCCTGGGGAGCCAGAGCCCTCACATCAGGGCCAGCCGAGCCCTCCCAGGGCCTGGAGCCTGTGAGTCAGGCTCCCACAGAAGAGCTGGAGCAGGGCAAGCCAGGCTCGGCTGTGCAGGAGGGCCATGCTGGGGGGCTGAGACAAGCTCCCGGCCAGGTCCTCGGGCCAGATGGGCTGCCTGCCCTCCCCCACCAGAGTGTGGAAGAGGAACCCAGGGCTGCCGAGGGAAAACAAGTGGGCCAAGGCGGGCAGGACCTTGGTTCAGAGCAGTCAGTTGAGGTGCATGGCCTGGAAATTGGGCATTCAGAACTCCCCCAGCAAGATACTCCGCTTGTTCCTCTTCCGTCTGACACACCGCAGGCTCAGGCAGAAGCAGAAGCCCCTGCTTCTGGAAAACTGTCACCACCAAGGGGCTCTCCTCCCGGGGTCGCTCAGCCTGGGGCTGGAGCAGGGCCCCTGGAGCTCAAACAATCTCTCTCCACCATGACTGAGATGGAAGCTCAACCAAGGCCCCCACCCACGACTGCTCATGCAGAAGGAGAGCCAGGCCCCCCTCAATCCAGGGAGCCAAGGGCACAGAACAGGCCTCAAGACCCAGGAATGGACTCCGGGGAGGCTAAACCAACCCCATCCCCAGGAGAATCCATGGCTGGCAAGCCTCTGCGTGACCCTGATTACCTCTTCCATGTCATCTTCCTGGGAGACTCCAACGTGGGCAAAACATCCTTCCTGCACCTGCTGCACCAGGACTCTTTCGCCAGTGGGCTGGCAGCTACCGTGG GAGTGGATTTTCGGATCAAAAACCTGCTGGTGGACAACAAGTATTTTGCGCTGCAGCTCTGGGACACGGCTGGCCAGGAAAG GTACCACAGCATGACACGACCACTGCTCCGCAAGGCTGATGGGGTGGTGCTCATGTACGACGTCACCTCCCAGGAGAGCTTTGTCCATGTGCGCTACTGGCTGGACTGTCTCCAG GATGCAGGGTCGGACAAGGTggtcatccttcttctgggaaacAAGACAGACTGTGAGGAGGATCGGCAAGTGCCCACTGAAGCTGGGCAGCAACTGGCCCAG GAGCTAGGGGTCTCCTTTGGGGAGTGCAGCGCTGCCCTGGGTCACAATATCCTGGAGCCCATGGTGAGCCTGGCCCG GTCACTCAAGATGCAAGAAGACCACCTGAAGGGCTCGCTGGTGGAGGTGGCTCCTGAGAGGCCACCCAAGAGAACCGGCTGCTGCTCCTGA